A genomic segment from Nematostella vectensis chromosome 6, jaNemVect1.1, whole genome shotgun sequence encodes:
- the LOC5515068 gene encoding uncharacterized protein LOC5515068 isoform X2 produces MATKTGNRYKEYDASQECNSIRAEMNSTEVAFSEGKLESHVNAQRRAFPTIAKPQRRKRPKAIDDKSKAETNFINPNKRLKPGASSTENPVDTLSKANQTDIDPINTHRYISTIEDASNFNNIADKDLLSTGITHVFNLSSNSTTMTNSSFNISTSPTIYPFNRLDSSSHTIGVMTRGGAFSSSSSTPLTFTHGPVKSLTTQIQELQASIDSHNVALYEIRQELFKTNQNLRFILNNQQNILKELRLSSPNPVQPNTSAVHQSNGDRSLEGGTFLGVQGVGIREPERGEWQGRRPHISDAELQSLRGEKRKKPENLAVVLLRRLTTRQEREGRTVCGFGGSGLDNDVVQDIRRYFYRALPDFPQDKWGQCISAMNSYLRGTRRKRQRVPIGNNS; encoded by the exons ATGGCTACCAAGACAGGAAATCGATATAAAGAATATG ATGCCTCCCAAGAATGCAATTCCATTCGAGCTGAGATGAATTCTACTGAGGTGGCTTTTTCCGAGGGGAAATTGGAAAGCCACGTGAATGCACAAAGGCGGGCGTTCCCCACAATTGCGAAGCCACAGAGAAGGAAAAGACCAAAAGCCATCGACGACAAAAGCAAGGCAGAAACAAATTTCATTAATCCAAACAAGCGACTCAAGCCTGGTGCTTCTAGTACAGAAAATCCAGTAGACACGCTTTCTAAAGCTAATCAAACCGATATTGATCCCATAAACACACACCGATATATATCCACCATCGAAGATGCGTCTAATTTTAATAATATCGCTGATAAGGATTTACTTTCGACAGGTATAACCCATGTTTTCAATCTGTCCTCTAACTCTACAACAATGACCAACAGCTCCTTCAATATTTCTACTTCCCCAACTATTTATCCATTCAATCGATTGGATAGTTCTTCACACACTATCGGTGTAATGACTCGTGGTGGCGCTTTCTCCAGTTCCTCATCGACCCCTCTAACGTTCACACATGGGCCCGTTAAGTCACTGACTACCCAAATTCAAGAACTACAAGCCTCTATCGATTCCCACAATGTAGCCTTGTACGAAATTAGGCAAGAGTTATTCAAGACTAATCAGAACCTTCGGTTTATTCTTAATAACCAACAAAACATATTAAAGGAATTACGGCTGAGTAGTCCTAACCCTGTACAACccaacacatcagctgtgcatcAGAGTAACGGAGATAGATCGCTAGAAGGAGGGACATTCTTAGGTGTTCAGGGAGTGGGCATAAGGGAACCTGAAAGAGGCGAGTGGCAAGGACGTCGGCCGCATATCAGTGACGCAGAGCTGCAAAGTCTGCGCGGTGAGAAGAGAAAAAAGCCTGAAAACCTCGCGGTGGTTCTCTTGAGAAGACTGACGACACGCCAAGAAAGAGAGGGTAGAACTGTGTGTGGGTTTGGGGGATCAGGCCTGGATAATGACGTCGTGCAAGATATAAGACGTTATTTCTACAGGGCTCTGCCTGACTTTCCCCAAGATAAGTGGGGACAGTGTATTTCCGCCATGAACTCTTATCTAAGAGGCACTCGTAGAAAGAGGCAACGAGTTCCCATCGGAAATAATTCTTag
- the LOC116619644 gene encoding uncharacterized protein LOC116619644, with amino-acid sequence MKDYLKHRKPMQGILFLPIFIAGCQLVSGLFFNGIRMHERALLGYETERTNATSQLNCILHCQATLSCFSINMHYPSDHVITCELNNNTYTQRPNALRSKPGYEYFEFTDMKCLKCSDGSCIARKALPDDWYQLNDGPMFKIFPPKSWNAAKVHCESLGAEIASITSELENKFVYDTLVAPPPPPPKDDLIAAYYKLDGSDDNVRLYGGAEYQLVDGAKALLLNGATAYATVPAFHFRTTSFTFSMWVRPIAPIAAFTTLFGDWSIPMQFRFFIEPGGKICTYVINSHGAYMIDYTSTTSLVSANTWNHVVVIWDRPLKTIRYHVNGVFGGSKVITENNVDFAQNDHTVYDIGYKRDSNQGFINGYVRDLVVTRRDLKNHEIQRLYNNGVWIGLNDETTEGTVTWADGKPLTYSKLETATNSPEADCASMLPHLPYFWHMKPCDLEMRYICRKN; translated from the exons ATGAAGGATTATTTAAAG CATAGAAAGCCAATGCAAGGCATCTTGTTTTTACCTATATTCATCGCGGGATGTCAGCTGGTCAGCGGACTTTTCTTTAATGGGATTCGAATGCATGAACGCGCCCTACTGGGATACGAGACTGAAAGAACCAACGCTACAAGTCAACTGAACTGCATATTGCATTGCCAAGCAACGTTGAGTTGTTTTTCAATCAACATGCACTATCCTTCTGACCACGTGATCACGTGCGAGTTGAACAATAACACATACACTCAGAGGCCGAACGCACTAAGGAGtaagcctgggtacgagtatTTTGAATTCACG GATATGAAGTGTCTCAAGTGTAGTGACGGTTCCTGTATTGCAAGAAAAG CTCTACCCGATGACTGGTACCAGTTGAATGATGGACCTATGTTtaagattttcccgccaaaatcaTGGAACGCAGCTAAAGTGCACTGCGAATCCCTCGGTGCTGAGATAGCGTCCATCACAAGTGAACTAGAAAACAAGTTTGTCTACGACACTTTGGTGGCTCCACCACCTCCCCCACCGAAAG aTGACCTGATTGCTGCTTATTATAAATTGGATGGGTCAGATGATAACGTGAG ATTGTATGGTGGTGCTGAGTACCAACTCGTCGACGGAGCAAAGGCCCTGTTGCTCAACGGCGCAACTGCCTATGCTACGGTTCCAGCTTTCCACTTCCGTACGACCAGTTTTACCTTCTCCATGTGGGTCCGTCCTATTGCTCCTATCGCCGCATTTACAACCCTTTTTGGTGATTGGTCAATTCCGATGCAGTTTCGTTTCTTCATTGAGCCTGGCGGAAAAATCTGCACCTATGTAATAAACTCACATGGAGCATACATGATAGACTATACAAGTACAAC GAGTCTTGTTTCGGCCAACACCTGGAATCATGTAGTGGTGATCTGGGACCGGCCTCTCAAGACAATCAGATACCACGTCAACG GGGTATTTGGCGGTTCGAAGGTCATTACTGAGAATAATGTGGATTTCGCACAAAATGATCACACCGTGTATGACATTGGTTACAAGAGAGACAGTAACCAAGGCTTCATTAATGGATATGTAAGAGATCTTGTTGTCACTCGCCGCGATCTGAAGAATCACGAGATTCAAAGACTATACAACAATGGCG TTTGGATTGGCCTCAATGATGAAACAACTGAAGGCACGGTGACCTGGGCTGATGGAAAACCGCTGACGTACAGCAAGCTCGAGACCGCAACCAATTCTCCTGAAGCGGACTGCGCAAGCATGTTGCCGCACTTACCATACTTTTGGCACATGAAACCATGTGATCTGGAAATGCGATACATTTGTCGAAAGAACTGA
- the LOC5515012 gene encoding nucleobindin-2, with amino-acid sequence MDSKLSLLSLLVVLVLVTLCYAPPVKRGKPAEKAPEPNKDDPEYARYLRQVIEILEKDEDYVRKLMNASDDDLRSGRIAEDIDLVKHDVRSKLDELKRQEVERQRMIRRQMNDHLNGIKEREYWNPLFDDENPDFFGADDFKKLLWKHHEEMDKQDRERREEFKKHEMQKEHERKIKMKDMDEKHRKEAEEHFRELQEKHHNQSKQLHHPGSKAQLEQVWEESDGLDAKDFDPKTFFKLHDVNGDGFLDTGELEALFVKEVTKLYNPKDEDYDPKERDEEISRMREHVMNEIDKDKDGFVSQDEFLQSSKGEEFDKDDGWKSVEDERPYTDEELAEFEKSLEQDQHPSEQETDHEQPAQHDQQQQNTGQQQQHDKQQQHDQQQHDQQQQQHHDQQQQQQQQHHDQQQQHHEQQKPQ; translated from the exons ATGGACTCGAAATTATCACTGCTTAGTTTACTAGTTGTATTGGTGCTTGTCACATTGTGTTATGCGCCTCCAGTCAAACGTGGAAAACCCGCTGAAAAAGCACCTGAACCAAACAAGGACGATCCTGAATATGCTAGATATCTTAGGCAAGTAATAGAGATTTTAGAAAAGGACGAAGACTATGTTCGTAAGCTTATGAACGCTTCTGATGATGATCTTCGATCAGGCCGAATCGCAGAGGACATTGATTTAGTCAAACATGATGTGCGTTCTAAACTCGATGAGTTGAAACGACAAGAAGTAGAAAGACAACGTATGATTCGAAGGCAAATGAACGATCATCTTAATGGTATCAAAGAACGAGAATACTGGAATCCTCTATTCGACGATGAAAATCCAGATTTCTTTGGCGCGGATGATTTCAAGAAACTTTTATGGAAG CATCATGAAGAGATGGACAAACAAGATCGTGAGAGAAGAGAGGAatttaaaaaacatgaaatgcAAAAAGAACACGAAAGGAAAATTAAAATGAAAGACATGGACGAGAAACATAGGAAGGAAGCAGAAGAGCACTTCAGGGAGCTGCAAGAGAAGCATCACAACCAATCCAAGCAGCTACACCATCCA GGGAGCAAAGCACAATTGGAACAAGTCTGGGAAGAGTCTGATGGTTTGGACGCCAAAGACTTTGATCCAAAAACATTCTTTAAGCTTCATG ATGTTAATGGGGATGGCTTCTTGGATACAGGAGAGCTAGAGGCATTGTTTGTTAAAGAG GTGACCAAGCTGTACAACCCCAAAGATGAAGACTATGACCCCAAGGAAAGAGATGAAGAAATCTCCCGGATGAGAGAACATGTCATGAATGAG ATTGACAAGGATAAAGATGGCTTTGTGTCACAAGATGAGTTCCTCCAATCAAGCAAAGGAGAAGAGTTTGATAAAGATGATGGCTGGAAGAGTGTGGAAGACGAGCGGCCGTACACAGACGAGGAACTAGCTGAGTTTGAGAAGAGTCTAGAGCAGGACCAACACCCTTCAGAACAG GAAACTGACCATGAACAACCTGCACAACATGATCAGCAACAGCAGAACACGGGGCAGCAACAACAGCatgataaacaacaacaacatgatcaacaacaacatgatcaacaacagcaacaacaccatgatcaacaacaacaacaacaacaacagcaccatgatcaacaacaacaacaccatgAGCAGCAAAAGCCGCAATAA
- the LOC5515068 gene encoding uncharacterized protein LOC5515068 isoform X1, which translates to MADVLEDDFSRKVAVEEQQLVAGEFGSTTRALEQCETLSCDQKIKVEPELLNLQNVVEETSMATKTGNRYKEYDASQECNSIRAEMNSTEVAFSEGKLESHVNAQRRAFPTIAKPQRRKRPKAIDDKSKAETNFINPNKRLKPGASSTENPVDTLSKANQTDIDPINTHRYISTIEDASNFNNIADKDLLSTGITHVFNLSSNSTTMTNSSFNISTSPTIYPFNRLDSSSHTIGVMTRGGAFSSSSSTPLTFTHGPVKSLTTQIQELQASIDSHNVALYEIRQELFKTNQNLRFILNNQQNILKELRLSSPNPVQPNTSAVHQSNGDRSLEGGTFLGVQGVGIREPERGEWQGRRPHISDAELQSLRGEKRKKPENLAVVLLRRLTTRQEREGRTVCGFGGSGLDNDVVQDIRRYFYRALPDFPQDKWGQCISAMNSYLRGTRRKRQRVPIGNNS; encoded by the exons ATGGCGGACGTGTTGGAGGATGATTTTAGTAGAAAG GTTGCAGTTGAAGAACAGCAGCTAGTAGCAGGTGAATTTGGGTCCACGACAAGGGCATTAGAACAATGTGAAACGCTGTCGTGTGACCAGAAAATTAAAGTGGAACCAGAACTTTTAAATCTACAAAATGTTGTAGAAGAGACTTCAATGGCTACCAAGACAGGAAATCGATATAAAGAATATG ATGCCTCCCAAGAATGCAATTCCATTCGAGCTGAGATGAATTCTACTGAGGTGGCTTTTTCCGAGGGGAAATTGGAAAGCCACGTGAATGCACAAAGGCGGGCGTTCCCCACAATTGCGAAGCCACAGAGAAGGAAAAGACCAAAAGCCATCGACGACAAAAGCAAGGCAGAAACAAATTTCATTAATCCAAACAAGCGACTCAAGCCTGGTGCTTCTAGTACAGAAAATCCAGTAGACACGCTTTCTAAAGCTAATCAAACCGATATTGATCCCATAAACACACACCGATATATATCCACCATCGAAGATGCGTCTAATTTTAATAATATCGCTGATAAGGATTTACTTTCGACAGGTATAACCCATGTTTTCAATCTGTCCTCTAACTCTACAACAATGACCAACAGCTCCTTCAATATTTCTACTTCCCCAACTATTTATCCATTCAATCGATTGGATAGTTCTTCACACACTATCGGTGTAATGACTCGTGGTGGCGCTTTCTCCAGTTCCTCATCGACCCCTCTAACGTTCACACATGGGCCCGTTAAGTCACTGACTACCCAAATTCAAGAACTACAAGCCTCTATCGATTCCCACAATGTAGCCTTGTACGAAATTAGGCAAGAGTTATTCAAGACTAATCAGAACCTTCGGTTTATTCTTAATAACCAACAAAACATATTAAAGGAATTACGGCTGAGTAGTCCTAACCCTGTACAACccaacacatcagctgtgcatcAGAGTAACGGAGATAGATCGCTAGAAGGAGGGACATTCTTAGGTGTTCAGGGAGTGGGCATAAGGGAACCTGAAAGAGGCGAGTGGCAAGGACGTCGGCCGCATATCAGTGACGCAGAGCTGCAAAGTCTGCGCGGTGAGAAGAGAAAAAAGCCTGAAAACCTCGCGGTGGTTCTCTTGAGAAGACTGACGACACGCCAAGAAAGAGAGGGTAGAACTGTGTGTGGGTTTGGGGGATCAGGCCTGGATAATGACGTCGTGCAAGATATAAGACGTTATTTCTACAGGGCTCTGCCTGACTTTCCCCAAGATAAGTGGGGACAGTGTATTTCCGCCATGAACTCTTATCTAAGAGGCACTCGTAGAAAGAGGCAACGAGTTCCCATCGGAAATAATTCTTag